One window of Zalophus californianus isolate mZalCal1 chromosome 3, mZalCal1.pri.v2, whole genome shotgun sequence genomic DNA carries:
- the SLC4A3 gene encoding LOW QUALITY PROTEIN: anion exchange protein 3 (The sequence of the model RefSeq protein was modified relative to this genomic sequence to represent the inferred CDS: deleted 4 bases in 3 codons) has protein sequence MANGVIPPPGGASPLPQVRVPLEEPPLSPDLEEEDDDLGKTLAVSRFGDLISKLPAWDPEKPSRTYSERDFEFHRHTSHHTHHPLSARLPPPHKLRRLPPTSARQTRKKRKKEKTSAPPSEGTPPIQEEGGAGVEEEEEEEEEEEEGESEAEPVELPPSGSPQKAKFSIGSDEDDSPGLSGRAAFSKPLPSVGPCPDKSPQQAVSSSSPRARVSRVAGEKSRPWSPSASYDLRERLCPGSALGTLGGPEQQVPTDEAEAQMLGSADLDDMKSHRLEDNPGMRRHLVKKPSRTQAGRGSPGGLAPILRRKKKKKKLDRRPHEVFVELNELTLDRSQEPHWRETARWIKFEEDVEEETERWGKPHVASLSFRSLLELRRTIAHGAALLDLEQTTLPGIAHLVVETMIVSDQIRPEDRASVLRTLLLKHSHPNDDKDSGFFPRNPSSSSVNSVLGNHHPTPSHGPDGAVPTVADDVGEPAPLWPHDPDAKEKPLHMPGGDSHRGKSLKLLEKIPEDAEATVVLVGCVPFLEQPAAAFVRLNEAVLLESVLEVPVPVRFLFVMLGPSHTSTDYHELGRSIATLMSDKLFHEAAYQADDRQDLLSAISEFLDGSIVIPPSEVEGRDLLRSVAAFQRELLRKRREREQTKVEMTTQGSYVAPGKELSVELGGSEATPEDDPLLRTGSVFGGLVRDVKRRYPHYPSELRDALHSQCVAAVLFIYFAALSPAITFGGLLGEKTEGLMGVSELIVSTAVLGVLFSLLGAQPLLVVGFSGPLLVFEEAFFKFCRAQDLEYLTGRVWVGLWLVVFVLALVAAEGSFLVRYISPFTQEIFAFLISLIFIYETFHKLYKVFTEHPLLPFYPPEGALEAGLELNGSAVPPTEGLPGPRNQPNTALLSSSSCLGPFSLPFFLRKFRNSRFLGGKARRIIGDFGIPISILVMVLVDYSITDTYTQKLTVPTGLSVTSPHKRTWFIPPLGSARPFPPWMMVAAAVPALLVLILIFMETQITALIVSQKARRLLKGSGFHLDLLLIGSLGGLCGLFGLPWLTAATVRSVTHVNALTVMRTAIAPGDKPQIQEVREQRVTGVLIASLVGLSIVMGAVLRRIPLAVLFGIFLYMGVTSLSGIQLSQRLLLILMPAKHHPEQPYVTKVKTWRMHLFTCIQLSCIALLWVVKSTAASLAFPFLLLLTVPLRRCLLPRLFQDRELQALDSEDAEPNFDEDGQDEYNELHMPV, from the exons TTCACCGGCACACATCCCACCACACCCACCACCCGCTCTCGGCGCGCCTGCCTCCACCCCACAAGCTGCGGCGactgccccccacctctgcccggcagaccaggaagaagaggaagaaggagaaaacctCGGCTCCCCCCTCAGAGGGGACCCCTCCCAtccaggaggaggggggagccggagtggaggaggaggaggaggaggaggaggaggaagaggaaggggaatctGAGGCAGAACCTGTGGAGCTCCCGCCCTCAGGGTCCCCACAGAAAGCAAAG TTCTCCATTGGAAGTGATGAGGATGACAGTCCTGGTCTCTCTGGGAGGGCTGCCTTCAGCAAGCCCCTGCCCTCCGTGGGCCCTTGCCCTGACAAGAGCCCCCAGCAGGCAGTCAG CTCCTCAAGCCCCCGGGCCCGGGTCTCCCGAGTCGCTGGGGAGAAGAGCCGGCCCTGGAGCCCATCGGCCAGCTATGACCTGCGGGAGCGGTTGTGCCCAGGCAGTGCCCTGGGCACCCTGGGTGGCCCGGAACAGCAGGTGCCCACTGACGAGGCGGAGGCCCAGATGCTGGGCTCCGCGGACCTGGACGACATGAAGA GTCACCGGCTGGAGGACAACCCTGGGATGCGGCGGCACCTTGTGAAGAAGCCGTCTCGGACGCAGGCTGGGAGGGGCAGCCCCGGGGGCTTGGCCCCCATCCTGcgcaggaagaagaagaagaagaagctggaTCGGAGGCCTCATGAG GTGTTTGTGGAGCTGAACGAGCTGACACTGGACCGTAGCCAGGAACCCCACTGGCGGGAGACGGCACGCTGGATCAAGTTtgaggaggatgtggaggaagagacagagcGCTGGGGGAAGCCCCACGTGGCCTCGCTCTCCTTCCGCAGCCTTCTGGAGCTCAGGAGGACCATCGCCCATG GAGCTGCCCTCCTGGACCTGGAGCAGACCACTCTGCCAGGGATCGCCCATCTCGTGGTGGAGACCATGATTGTGTCTGACCAGATCCGTCCGGAGGACAGGGCCAGCGTCCTGCGCACCCTCCTGCTGAAGCACAG CCATCCCAATGATGACAAGGACAGTGGCTTCTTTCCCCGAAACCCATCCAGCTCCAGCGTGAACTCGGTCCTGGGGAAtcatcaccccacccccagccatggTCCTGACGGCGCAGTGCCCACCGTGGCTGACGACGTGGGGGAGCCAGCCCCACTCTGGCCTCATGACCCTGATGCCAAGGAG AAGCCTCTCCACATGCCTGGGGGAGACAGTCACCGGGGGAAAAGTCTGAAGCTGCTGGAGAAGATCCCCGAAGATGCTGAGGCTACTGTTGTGCTCGTGG GCTGTGTGCCTTTCCTGGAGCAGCCTGCAGCAGCTTTTGTGCGCCTGAACGAGGCCGTGCTCTTGGAGTCTGTGCTCGAGGTCCCTGTGCCCGTTCGCTTCCTCTTTGTGATGCTGGGTCCCAGCCACACCAGCACTGACTATCACGAGCTTGGGCGCTCCATTGCCACCCTCATGTCTGACA AGCTGTTTCATGAGGCTGCCTACCAGGCGGACGACCGGCAGGACCTCCTGAGTGCCATCAGTGAGTTCCTGGATGGCAGCATCGTGATTCCTCCATCCGAGGTGGAGGGC CGTGACCTGCTGCGCTCCGTGGCCGCCTTCCAGAGGGAGCTGCTGAGGAAGCGGCGGGAGCGTGAACAGACTAAAGTGGAGATGACCACCCAGGGAAGCTATGTGGCCCCCGGGAAAG AGCTGTCGGTGGAGCTGGGGGGCTCTGAGGCGACCCCCGAAGACGACCCCCTGCTGCGGACTGGCTCGGTGTTTGGGGGGCTTGTGCGAGATGTGAAGCGTCGGTACCCACACTACCCCAGTGAA CTGCGAGACGCCCTGCACTCCCAGTGCGTGGCAGCCGTACTGTTCATCTACTTCGCCGCCCTCAGCCCCGCCATCACCTTCGGGGGGCTGCTag GAGAGAAGACTGAGGGGCTGATGGGCGTGTCCGAGCTGATTGTGTCTACCGCCGTGCTTGGGGTCCTCTTCTCCCTGCTGGGGGCCCAGCCGCTGCTCGTGGTTGGCTTCTCAGGGCCGTTGCTGGTCTTCGAAGAAGCCTTCTTCAAG TTCTGCCGAGCCCAGGACCTGGAGTACCTCACCGGCCGGGTGTGGGTTGGCCTCTGGCTGGTGGTCTTTGTCCTTGCCCTGGTGGCCGCTGAAGGCAGCTTCCTGGTCCGCTATATCTCACCTTTCACCCAGGAGATCTTCGCTTTCCTCATCTCGCTTATTTTCATCTACGAGACCTTCCACAAGCTCTACAAG GTGTTCACGGAGCACCCATTGCTGCCATTCTACCCCCCCGAGGGGGCATTGGAGGCTGGGCTGGAGTTGAACGGGAGTGCTGTG CCCCCCACCGAGGGGCTGCCTGGCCCGAGGAACCAGCCCAACACGGCTCTGCTGTCCTCATCCTCATGCTTGGGACCTTTCTCATTGCCTTTCTTCTTGCGAAAGTTCAGGAACAGCCGCTTCCTGGGAGGCAAG GCTCGCCGCATCATTGGGGATTTTGGCATCCCCATTTCCATTCTGGTGATGGTCCTAGTGGATTACTCGATTACAGACACCTACACACAG AAGCTGACGGTGCCCACAGGGCTCTCGGTGACGTCCCCCCATAAGCGCACGTGGTTCATCCCACCCCTGGGCAGTGCCCGTCCTTTCCCGCCCTGGATGATGGTCGCAGCTGCTGTCCCCGCCCTGCTGGTCCTCATTCTGATCTTCATGGAGACACAAATCACTGC GCTCATCGTCAGCCAGAAGGCCCGGAGGCTGCTCAAGGGCTCCGGCTTCCACCTGGACCTGCTGCTGATTGGCTCCCTGGGTGGGCTCTGCGGGCTGTTTGGGTTGCCCTGGCTCACGGCCGCCACTGTCCGCTCGGTCACTCACGTGAACGCCCTGACGGTTATGCGCACTGCCATTGCACCCGGCGACAAGCCCCAGATCCAGGAGGTGCGGGAGCAGCGGGTCACTGGAGTGCTCATCGCCAGCCTCGTGG gcctGTCCATCGTCATGGGGGCTGTGCTGCGCCGGATCCCGTTGGCCGTACTCTTTGGGATTTTCCTGTACATGGGGGTCACGTCACTGTCCGGTATCCAGCTGTCCCAGCGTCTGTTGCTTATCCTCATGCCTGCAAAACACCATCCCGAGCAGCCCTATGTGACCAAG GTGAAGACGTGGCGGATGCACCTGTTCACCTGCATCCAGCTGAGCTGCATCGCCCTGCTCTGGGTGGTCAAGTCCACAGCGGCCTCACTCGCGTTTCCCTTCCTGTTGCTGCTCACGGTGCCTCTGAGGCGCTGCCTTCTGCCCCGGCTCTTCCAGGACAGGGAGCTGCAGGCG CTGGACTCGGAAGATGCTGAGCCTAACTTTGATGAGGACGGCCAGGATGAGTACAACGAGCTGCACATGCCTGTGTGA